From a region of the Neobacillus niacini genome:
- a CDS encoding arylsulfatase — protein MVNRYSGSKPIMKALAIGSMLTLTATMTACSSNISFAKTSEKPKENTNKAATNPIKYANGEKKPNIIYIVLDDIGFSDLGAYGSEIKTPNIDQLAADGLRYNNFNTTPLCSPTRASLLTGRENHSVGMGNVANVTLGPERPNFQGGVTPAAGTVAEILKENNYSTFGVGKWHIAPIYTVTPAGPFDYWPLSKGFDRYYGYMDGETGQFKPQLVNGNELIEAPKTDGYNLNDDLLSHAKQYITDHVSIYPDKPFFMNYAFSAGHSPIQVPEKYIDMYDGVYDKGWDTIRMERFERQKELGIIPINTTLAKSDPSVKPWESFSKEQKKLYKRFMQAYAGFITQADEEVGKLISYLKETGQYDNTMIVLLGDNGAAPEGGENGTDSFFSALTAGRVASVDDLMKKYELIGGPEMQALYPKGWAQVSNTPFNKYKGSVYAGALRNPLIISWPNGIKDKGSIRSQYVHVTDITPTVLDVLEVEPPQELKGVSQMPMYGTSIVSTFDNVNAPEVRNLAITYHQPNRAIYHDGWKAISVHKNGTSFDEDVWELFKVSEDYTESTNVANKYPEKLKELQELFMSEAEKHNMLPLTEGSPAEMGYVTADSPANRTTFKYYPGVGTLNPKAMPQVNTNSFTITVPITEGGSGVLAAMGDEIGGFTFYIKNNKLEFLYNKFDTISKITSSVNVPKGKSEVKFVFNRTSMAGGNGTLYINGKKGGEGQVQTATMVSIEGLSIGRDAMNPVTKEYKKNGDFAFTGKFNFVQFDLTKFIPGQH, from the coding sequence TTGGTAAACAGGTATTCTGGTTCCAAACCTATTATGAAAGCCCTTGCAATTGGTTCAATGCTCACCCTTACAGCCACAATGACAGCATGCAGCTCAAATATTTCATTCGCAAAAACAAGCGAAAAACCTAAAGAAAATACGAATAAAGCCGCAACAAACCCAATCAAATATGCGAATGGTGAGAAAAAACCAAATATTATCTACATTGTCCTAGATGATATTGGATTCTCTGACCTTGGTGCCTATGGGTCAGAAATTAAAACGCCTAATATAGATCAGCTAGCTGCTGATGGACTTCGGTACAATAACTTTAACACTACTCCACTTTGTTCACCAACACGAGCCTCACTCCTAACTGGAAGGGAAAATCATTCTGTCGGAATGGGGAATGTAGCAAATGTAACGTTAGGACCTGAACGACCGAATTTCCAAGGGGGTGTCACCCCTGCTGCGGGAACGGTAGCCGAAATTTTAAAAGAAAACAACTACAGCACATTCGGCGTTGGAAAATGGCACATTGCTCCAATCTATACAGTGACTCCAGCAGGACCTTTCGATTACTGGCCTCTGTCTAAAGGCTTTGACAGATATTACGGTTATATGGATGGGGAAACTGGCCAGTTCAAACCACAGTTGGTTAATGGGAATGAACTGATTGAAGCTCCAAAGACCGATGGGTATAACCTAAATGATGATTTGCTATCACATGCTAAGCAGTATATTACGGACCACGTTTCGATTTATCCGGACAAGCCGTTCTTTATGAATTATGCCTTCAGTGCTGGGCATTCCCCAATACAGGTTCCGGAAAAATATATCGATATGTACGATGGTGTCTATGATAAAGGCTGGGATACCATCCGCATGGAGCGATTTGAGCGTCAAAAGGAACTTGGAATTATCCCGATAAATACCACGCTTGCAAAATCTGACCCGAGTGTGAAGCCATGGGAAAGTTTTTCTAAAGAGCAAAAGAAGCTATATAAACGATTTATGCAGGCATATGCTGGATTCATCACACAGGCTGACGAGGAAGTTGGCAAGCTGATAAGTTATTTGAAGGAAACCGGACAGTACGACAATACCATGATTGTCCTTTTAGGTGATAACGGTGCAGCCCCAGAAGGAGGAGAAAATGGTACTGACAGCTTTTTTAGTGCACTTACAGCAGGCAGGGTAGCTTCTGTAGATGACTTAATGAAAAAATATGAACTGATTGGCGGACCAGAGATGCAGGCATTATATCCTAAAGGCTGGGCTCAGGTAAGTAATACTCCGTTTAATAAATATAAGGGAAGCGTATATGCCGGTGCTTTACGTAATCCGCTCATTATTTCCTGGCCAAATGGTATAAAAGACAAAGGAAGCATCCGAAGTCAGTACGTTCATGTAACGGACATTACTCCAACCGTGCTTGACGTCCTTGAAGTTGAACCCCCACAGGAATTAAAGGGAGTTTCACAAATGCCAATGTACGGTACAAGTATTGTGAGCACTTTTGATAACGTCAATGCACCTGAGGTTAGAAACCTAGCTATAACTTATCACCAGCCAAATAGAGCCATCTATCACGACGGATGGAAGGCGATTTCTGTTCATAAGAATGGAACATCCTTCGATGAGGATGTATGGGAATTGTTCAAGGTGAGTGAAGACTATACGGAATCCACAAATGTTGCCAACAAATATCCTGAAAAACTAAAGGAACTTCAAGAGCTATTTATGTCAGAGGCCGAAAAACATAATATGTTGCCATTGACTGAGGGCTCTCCTGCAGAAATGGGGTATGTCACAGCAGATTCTCCAGCAAACCGGACAACATTCAAGTATTACCCAGGGGTAGGAACCCTTAATCCTAAGGCAATGCCGCAGGTAAATACCAATAGTTTTACGATTACGGTACCTATAACAGAGGGAGGTTCCGGGGTACTAGCTGCAATGGGAGATGAAATTGGTGGATTTACCTTCTACATCAAGAATAACAAGCTTGAATTCTTGTATAACAAATTTGATACTATCTCAAAGATCACATCCAGCGTCAATGTACCAAAAGGAAAATCGGAAGTTAAGTTTGTTTTTAATAGAACAAGTATGGCCGGCGGTAATGGTACTCTTTACATCAATGGAAAAAAAGGTGGTGAAGGTCAAGTACAAACAGCAACCATGGTCAGTATTGAAGGTCTAAGCATTGGAAGGGATGCGATGAACCCTGTTACGAAGGAGTATAAGAAGAATGGAGATTTCGCGTTTACAGGTAAATTCAATTTTGTTCAGTTTGATCTTACCAAGTTCATCCCGGGTCAGCATTAA
- a CDS encoding cyclase family protein, giving the protein MSKIIDLSVSIEEELKDPLPFTIRYETHEEGAEFGAKLVGVTPDDFPERKGLAGEFLSLTSHAGTHVDAPWHYWPTAEGKPSRTIDELPLEWFFSDGVVLDFTDKPAGYAVSISDLQEKLQKIDYQLKPFDIVMIRCDADKKRYEPNYSEIHVGVSAEATLWLIEQGIKVMGTDGWGWDTPLAIQAADYKENPRPGVLWAAHYAGKEKEYCQIEKLANLDQLPPYGFKISVFPVKIKGASGGWTRAVAIID; this is encoded by the coding sequence ATGTCTAAAATAATAGATTTAAGTGTTTCAATCGAAGAAGAGTTAAAAGATCCACTTCCATTTACAATCCGTTATGAAACGCATGAAGAGGGCGCTGAATTTGGAGCAAAGTTGGTTGGTGTCACACCGGATGATTTTCCAGAGCGAAAGGGACTTGCCGGGGAGTTTCTGTCTCTGACAAGCCATGCCGGCACCCATGTTGATGCACCCTGGCATTATTGGCCAACAGCAGAAGGGAAACCTTCGAGGACCATTGATGAGCTCCCGCTTGAATGGTTTTTCAGTGATGGTGTTGTCCTTGACTTTACCGACAAGCCTGCGGGTTATGCAGTAAGCATTTCAGACCTACAGGAAAAATTACAAAAAATAGATTACCAGTTAAAGCCGTTTGATATCGTAATGATTCGCTGTGATGCGGATAAAAAACGATACGAGCCCAATTATAGTGAAATACATGTAGGGGTTTCGGCCGAAGCCACTCTTTGGCTGATTGAACAAGGCATAAAAGTGATGGGGACAGACGGCTGGGGCTGGGATACTCCACTGGCCATTCAAGCAGCGGATTATAAGGAAAATCCACGCCCAGGTGTACTTTGGGCCGCTCATTATGCTGGTAAAGAGAAAGAATATTGCCAAATTGAAAAACTAGCAAATTTAGATCAATTACCACCATATGGATTTAAGATATCGGTATTCCCAGTGAAAATTAAGGGTGCAAGCGGTGGATGGACCCGGGCAGTAGCAATTATAGATTAA